In Danaus plexippus chromosome 6, MEX_DaPlex, whole genome shotgun sequence, a single window of DNA contains:
- the LOC116777377 gene encoding solute carrier family 12 member 4 isoform X2: MSSEKEKMATEAKSPSNKSNCTSPGKKGDTDEYGFSKDKDKGDTTLYLYQEEIEDRPRAATFLSSLADYSNTIPTASAADPDAPKPAPPARMGTLIGVYLPCIQNIFGVILFIRLTWVVGTAGAIQGFLIVLVCCCTTMLTAISMSAIATNGVVPAGGSYFMIGRSLGPECGGAVGMLFYTGTTLAAAMYIVGAVEIVLTYIAPWMSIFGDFTKDPEAMYNNFRVYGTGLLLIMGMVVFVGVKFVNKFATLALACVILSISAVYAGIFVNFNGNDKLQMCVLGKRLLKDIHISNCSKDLGGELHQLFCPNNTCDPYYQQHEVSVVQGIKGLASGVFFDNLQDSFLQLGQYIAYGKEPDDIEQMERPTYNQIYADLTTTFTILIGIFFPSVTGIMAGSNRSGDLADAQKSIPIGTICAILTTSTVYLSCVLLFAGTVDNLLLRDKFGQSIGGKLVVANMAWPNQWVILIGSFLSTLGAGLQSLTGAPRLLQAIAKDEIIPFLSPFAVSSSRGEPTRALLLTMVICQCGILLGNVDILAPLLSMFFLMCYGFVNLACALQTLLKTPNWRPRFKYYHWSLSLAGLTLCISIMFMTSWFYALIAIGMAGLIYKYIEYRGAEKEWGDGLRGLALSAARYSLLRLEEGPPHTKNWRPQVLVLAKLNEDLNPKYRKMLAFASQLKAGKGLTVCVSVLGGDFTRRAGEAATAKQNLRKCMDEEKVKGFVDVLVSHSIADGLGHFVQTTGLGGLKPNTVIVGWPYGWRQSEDERTWQVFLHTVRAVTAARMAMLVPKGINFFPDSTEKVSGNIDIWWIVHDGGMLMLLPFLLKHHRTWKNCKMRIFTVAQIEDNSIQMKKDLKMFLYQLRLEAEVEVVEMTDNDISAYTYERTLMMEQRNQMLRELRLNKKESLGMMQNLVDYREQNAEEKLPLVQAIVDHHHADVKTASKVRFAEPGSEPAAEDAPSPPLAENDDKDKDDKDEFRSSLLHIIDSMWDSPDERSQCESPTPPIDADKHKDGNLNGDALKPQPNMPILTPDEGTVRRMHTAVKLNEVIVSRSHDAQLVILNLPGPPRDTKLERESNYMEFLEVLTEGLEKVLMVRGGGREVITIYS; the protein is encoded by the exons gagGAGATCGAAGACAGGCCTCGAGCGGCTACGTTCCTCAGTTCTCTGGCGGACTATTCCAATACCATCCCCACTGCCTCAGCGGCTGATCCCGATGCCCCAAAACCGGCACCCCCCGCTCGTATGGGTACCCTCATCGGGGTGTACCTTCCTTGCATCCAAAACATTTTCGGCGTCATCCTCTTCATCCGTTTAACATGGGTTGTTGGAACCGCTGGCGCTATTCAAGGCTTTCTGATTGTGCTTGTCTGCTGTTGTACG ACGATGCTCACTGCGATATCAATGTCAGCGATTGCTACGAACGGTGTGGTCCCAGCAGGGGGGTCATATTTCATGATCGGTCGGTCTCTGGGTCCAGAGTGTGGTGGCGCAGTTGGAATGTTGTTCTACACAGGCACTACCCTCGCTGCTGCCATGTATATCGTCGGAGCTGTTGAAATAGTTCTG ACGTACATAGCACCCTGGATGTCAATTTTCGGCGACTTTACTAAGGATCCTGAAGCGATGTACAATAACTTCAGAGTTTACGGAACTGGTCTTCTATTGATAATGGGCATGGTTGTGTTTGTGGGAGTCAAATTTGTCAACAAGTTCGCTACACTCGCCCTCGCTTGTGTCATTCTTTCCATTAGTGCTGTCTACGCTGGCATCTTTGTAAACTTCAACGGAAACGATAAACTTCA AATGTGTGTATTGGGAAAACGTTTATTGAAGGACATTCATATTAGTAACTGCAGCAAGGATTTGGGAGGCGAACTGCATCAATTATTTTGCCCGAATAATACATGTGATCCATATTATCAACAACATGAAGTTTCAGTGGTTCAAGGCATTAAG GGTTTGGCAAGTGGAGTTTTCTTTGACAACTTACAAGACTCTTTTCTACAACTTGGACAATATATCGCTTATGGCAAAGAACCAGATGACATTGAACAGATGGAACGACCAACCTATAACCAGATCTATGCTGATCTAACCACTACCTTTACAATTCTCATAGGCATTTTCTTCCCATCGGTAACTG GTATAATGGCTGGATCGAATCGTTCTGGAGACTTGGCTGACGCCCAGAAAAGTATTCCAATCGGAACAATTTGCGCTATTCTTACAACATCAACTGTTTACCTGTCTTGTGTGTTACTTTTCGCTGGTACTGTCGATAACTTATTACTGAGAGACAA atttggaCAATCGATTGGCGGGAAACTTGTAGTTGCAAATATGGCATGGCCGAATCAATGGGTTATTTTAATTGGATCGTTCCTTTCTACCCTCGGAGCTGGACTACAATCTCTGACTGGCGCACCACGTTTACTGCAGGCTATCGCTAAGGATGAAATAATACCTTTCCTTTCACCGTTCGCAGTTTCTTCTAGCAGGGGAGAACCAACAAG GGCCTTATTATTGACTATGGTTATTTGCCAATGCGGCATCCTTCTGGGCAACGTCGATATCCTAGCGCCATTGTTGTCTATGTTCTTCCTCATGTGTTACGGATTCGTCAATTTGGCTTGCGCTCTGCAAACGCTTTTGAAGACTCCCAACTGGCGACCCAGATTCAAATATTACCATTG GTCACTTTCACTAGCAGGTTTAACGCTATGTATTTCCATTATGTTTATGACATCATGGTTTTATGCCTTAATAGCTATAGGCATGGCTGGTCTTATCTACAAGTACATTGAGTATCGAGG aGCCGAAAAAGAGTGGGGCGATGGCCTGCGCGGTCTGGCGCTTTCCGCAGCTCGTTATTCATTACTGCGTCTGGAAGAAGGACCCCCACATACAAAGAACTGGAGACCTCAAGTTCTTGTTCTTGCTAAACTGAATGAGGATCTGAATCCGAAGTATCGTAAAATGCTTGCTTTTGCCAGTCAACTTAAAGCTG GAAAAGGTTTGACAGTTTGTGTATCCGTGTTGGGTGGTGATTTCACCCGCCGCGCAGGGGAAGCAGCTACGGCTAAACAAAACTTACGCAAATGCATGGATGAAGAGAAAGTCAAAGGATTCGTTGATGTCCTTGTATCACATAGTATTGCTGATGGCCTGGGCCACTT TGTTCAAACGACCGGTCTTGGCGGATTGAAGCCAAATACAGTTATTGTTGGATGGCCATACGGCTGGCGACAATCGGAAGATGAACGTACTTGGCAAGTGTTCCTGCACACTGTCCGAGCTGTTACCGCCGCGAGAATGGCCATGCTGGTACCTAAGGGGATCAATTTCTTCCCTGACTCTACTGAAAAG GTCTCTGGTAACATAGATATTTGGTGGATAGTTCACGATGGTGGAATGTTGATGCTCTTACCATTCCTGTTGAAGCATCATCGCACGTGGAAAAATTGCAAGATGCGAATTTTCACTGTCGCTCAAATAGAAGATAACTccatacaaatgaaaaaagatCTGAAAATGTTCCTGTATCAATTACGTTTGGAAGCTGAAGTTGAAGTCGTAGAAAtg ACTGATAATGATATCTCCGCCTACACTTACGAACGCACCTTGATGATGGAACAGCGCAATCAGATGTTACGTGAACTGAGACTTAATAAGAAGGAATCGCTTGGAATG ATGCAAAATTTGGTGGACTATCGTGAACAAAACGCTGAGGAGAAGTTGCCTCTG GTTCAAGCCATAGTGGATCATCATCACGCTGATGTGAAGACTGCTAGCAAGGTCCGTTTCGCTGAACCTGGTTCGGAGCCAGCAGCCGAAGACGCACCCTCACCTCCTCTGGCAGAAAACGATGACAAGGACAAAGATGATAAG GACGAATTTCGAAGTAGTTTGTTGCACATAATCGATTCAATGTGGGACTCGCCCGATGAACGCTCGCAGTGTGAGTCGCCAACGCCTCCCATCGACGCGGACAAACACAAGGATGGCAACCTCAACGGCGACGCGCTTAAACCCCAGCCCAACATGCCGATACTGACTCC CGACGAGGGAACGGTTCGACGGATGCACACCGCCGTTAAGCTGAATGAAGTCATAGTGTCGCGTTCACACGACGCACAATTAGTCATACTGAACCTGCCGGGCCCGCCGCGCGACACTAAACTCGAGAGGGAATCCAACT ACATGGAGTTCCTGGAGGTGCTGACGGAGGGACTGGAGAAGGTCCTGATGGTTCGTGGCGGAGGCCGCGAGGTCATCACTATCTACTCGTGA
- the LOC116777377 gene encoding solute carrier family 12 member 4 isoform X5, translated as MFSGGDTPLMTPDGYSSISQGDTDEYGFSKDKDKGDTTLYLYQEEIEDRPRAATFLSSLADYSNTIPTASAADPDAPKPAPPARMGTLIGVYLPCIQNIFGVILFIRLTWVVGTAGAIQGFLIVLVCCCTTMLTAISMSAIATNGVVPAGGSYFMIGRSLGPECGGAVGMLFYTGTTLAAAMYIVGAVEIVLTYIAPWMSIFGDFTKDPEAMYNNFRVYGTGLLLIMGMVVFVGVKFVNKFATLALACVILSISAVYAGIFVNFNGNDKLQMCVLGKRLLKDIHISNCSKDLGGELHQLFCPNNTCDPYYQQHEVSVVQGIKGLASGVFFDNLQDSFLQLGQYIAYGKEPDDIEQMERPTYNQIYADLTTTFTILIGIFFPSVTGIMAGSNRSGDLADAQKSIPIGTICAILTTSTVYLSCVLLFAGTVDNLLLRDKFGQSIGGKLVVANMAWPNQWVILIGSFLSTLGAGLQSLTGAPRLLQAIAKDEIIPFLSPFAVSSSRGEPTRALLLTMVICQCGILLGNVDILAPLLSMFFLMCYGFVNLACALQTLLKTPNWRPRFKYYHWSLSLAGLTLCISIMFMTSWFYALIAIGMAGLIYKYIEYRGAEKEWGDGLRGLALSAARYSLLRLEEGPPHTKNWRPQVLVLAKLNEDLNPKYRKMLAFASQLKAGKGLTVCVSVLGGDFTRRAGEAATAKQNLRKCMDEEKVKGFVDVLVSHSIADGLGHFVQTTGLGGLKPNTVIVGWPYGWRQSEDERTWQVFLHTVRAVTAARMAMLVPKGINFFPDSTEKVSGNIDIWWIVHDGGMLMLLPFLLKHHRTWKNCKMRIFTVAQIEDNSIQMKKDLKMFLYQLRLEAEVEVVEMTDNDISAYTYERTLMMEQRNQMLRELRLNKKESLGMMQNLVDYREQNAEEKLPLVQAIVDHHHADVKTASKVRFAEPGSEPAAEDAPSPPLAENDDKDKDDKDEFRSSLLHIIDSMWDSPDERSQCESPTPPIDADKHKDGNLNGDALKPQPNMPILTPDEGTVRRMHTAVKLNEVIVSRSHDAQLVILNLPGPPRDTKLERESNYMEFLEVLTEGLEKVLMVRGGGREVITIYS; from the exons gagGAGATCGAAGACAGGCCTCGAGCGGCTACGTTCCTCAGTTCTCTGGCGGACTATTCCAATACCATCCCCACTGCCTCAGCGGCTGATCCCGATGCCCCAAAACCGGCACCCCCCGCTCGTATGGGTACCCTCATCGGGGTGTACCTTCCTTGCATCCAAAACATTTTCGGCGTCATCCTCTTCATCCGTTTAACATGGGTTGTTGGAACCGCTGGCGCTATTCAAGGCTTTCTGATTGTGCTTGTCTGCTGTTGTACG ACGATGCTCACTGCGATATCAATGTCAGCGATTGCTACGAACGGTGTGGTCCCAGCAGGGGGGTCATATTTCATGATCGGTCGGTCTCTGGGTCCAGAGTGTGGTGGCGCAGTTGGAATGTTGTTCTACACAGGCACTACCCTCGCTGCTGCCATGTATATCGTCGGAGCTGTTGAAATAGTTCTG ACGTACATAGCACCCTGGATGTCAATTTTCGGCGACTTTACTAAGGATCCTGAAGCGATGTACAATAACTTCAGAGTTTACGGAACTGGTCTTCTATTGATAATGGGCATGGTTGTGTTTGTGGGAGTCAAATTTGTCAACAAGTTCGCTACACTCGCCCTCGCTTGTGTCATTCTTTCCATTAGTGCTGTCTACGCTGGCATCTTTGTAAACTTCAACGGAAACGATAAACTTCA AATGTGTGTATTGGGAAAACGTTTATTGAAGGACATTCATATTAGTAACTGCAGCAAGGATTTGGGAGGCGAACTGCATCAATTATTTTGCCCGAATAATACATGTGATCCATATTATCAACAACATGAAGTTTCAGTGGTTCAAGGCATTAAG GGTTTGGCAAGTGGAGTTTTCTTTGACAACTTACAAGACTCTTTTCTACAACTTGGACAATATATCGCTTATGGCAAAGAACCAGATGACATTGAACAGATGGAACGACCAACCTATAACCAGATCTATGCTGATCTAACCACTACCTTTACAATTCTCATAGGCATTTTCTTCCCATCGGTAACTG GTATAATGGCTGGATCGAATCGTTCTGGAGACTTGGCTGACGCCCAGAAAAGTATTCCAATCGGAACAATTTGCGCTATTCTTACAACATCAACTGTTTACCTGTCTTGTGTGTTACTTTTCGCTGGTACTGTCGATAACTTATTACTGAGAGACAA atttggaCAATCGATTGGCGGGAAACTTGTAGTTGCAAATATGGCATGGCCGAATCAATGGGTTATTTTAATTGGATCGTTCCTTTCTACCCTCGGAGCTGGACTACAATCTCTGACTGGCGCACCACGTTTACTGCAGGCTATCGCTAAGGATGAAATAATACCTTTCCTTTCACCGTTCGCAGTTTCTTCTAGCAGGGGAGAACCAACAAG GGCCTTATTATTGACTATGGTTATTTGCCAATGCGGCATCCTTCTGGGCAACGTCGATATCCTAGCGCCATTGTTGTCTATGTTCTTCCTCATGTGTTACGGATTCGTCAATTTGGCTTGCGCTCTGCAAACGCTTTTGAAGACTCCCAACTGGCGACCCAGATTCAAATATTACCATTG GTCACTTTCACTAGCAGGTTTAACGCTATGTATTTCCATTATGTTTATGACATCATGGTTTTATGCCTTAATAGCTATAGGCATGGCTGGTCTTATCTACAAGTACATTGAGTATCGAGG aGCCGAAAAAGAGTGGGGCGATGGCCTGCGCGGTCTGGCGCTTTCCGCAGCTCGTTATTCATTACTGCGTCTGGAAGAAGGACCCCCACATACAAAGAACTGGAGACCTCAAGTTCTTGTTCTTGCTAAACTGAATGAGGATCTGAATCCGAAGTATCGTAAAATGCTTGCTTTTGCCAGTCAACTTAAAGCTG GAAAAGGTTTGACAGTTTGTGTATCCGTGTTGGGTGGTGATTTCACCCGCCGCGCAGGGGAAGCAGCTACGGCTAAACAAAACTTACGCAAATGCATGGATGAAGAGAAAGTCAAAGGATTCGTTGATGTCCTTGTATCACATAGTATTGCTGATGGCCTGGGCCACTT TGTTCAAACGACCGGTCTTGGCGGATTGAAGCCAAATACAGTTATTGTTGGATGGCCATACGGCTGGCGACAATCGGAAGATGAACGTACTTGGCAAGTGTTCCTGCACACTGTCCGAGCTGTTACCGCCGCGAGAATGGCCATGCTGGTACCTAAGGGGATCAATTTCTTCCCTGACTCTACTGAAAAG GTCTCTGGTAACATAGATATTTGGTGGATAGTTCACGATGGTGGAATGTTGATGCTCTTACCATTCCTGTTGAAGCATCATCGCACGTGGAAAAATTGCAAGATGCGAATTTTCACTGTCGCTCAAATAGAAGATAACTccatacaaatgaaaaaagatCTGAAAATGTTCCTGTATCAATTACGTTTGGAAGCTGAAGTTGAAGTCGTAGAAAtg ACTGATAATGATATCTCCGCCTACACTTACGAACGCACCTTGATGATGGAACAGCGCAATCAGATGTTACGTGAACTGAGACTTAATAAGAAGGAATCGCTTGGAATG ATGCAAAATTTGGTGGACTATCGTGAACAAAACGCTGAGGAGAAGTTGCCTCTG GTTCAAGCCATAGTGGATCATCATCACGCTGATGTGAAGACTGCTAGCAAGGTCCGTTTCGCTGAACCTGGTTCGGAGCCAGCAGCCGAAGACGCACCCTCACCTCCTCTGGCAGAAAACGATGACAAGGACAAAGATGATAAG GACGAATTTCGAAGTAGTTTGTTGCACATAATCGATTCAATGTGGGACTCGCCCGATGAACGCTCGCAGTGTGAGTCGCCAACGCCTCCCATCGACGCGGACAAACACAAGGATGGCAACCTCAACGGCGACGCGCTTAAACCCCAGCCCAACATGCCGATACTGACTCC CGACGAGGGAACGGTTCGACGGATGCACACCGCCGTTAAGCTGAATGAAGTCATAGTGTCGCGTTCACACGACGCACAATTAGTCATACTGAACCTGCCGGGCCCGCCGCGCGACACTAAACTCGAGAGGGAATCCAACT ACATGGAGTTCCTGGAGGTGCTGACGGAGGGACTGGAGAAGGTCCTGATGGTTCGTGGCGGAGGCCGCGAGGTCATCACTATCTACTCGTGA
- the LOC116777377 gene encoding solute carrier family 12 member 4 isoform X7, with product MNRACDYSLVAPQGDTDEYGFSKDKDKGDTTLYLYQEEIEDRPRAATFLSSLADYSNTIPTASAADPDAPKPAPPARMGTLIGVYLPCIQNIFGVILFIRLTWVVGTAGAIQGFLIVLVCCCTTMLTAISMSAIATNGVVPAGGSYFMIGRSLGPECGGAVGMLFYTGTTLAAAMYIVGAVEIVLTYIAPWMSIFGDFTKDPEAMYNNFRVYGTGLLLIMGMVVFVGVKFVNKFATLALACVILSISAVYAGIFVNFNGNDKLQMCVLGKRLLKDIHISNCSKDLGGELHQLFCPNNTCDPYYQQHEVSVVQGIKGLASGVFFDNLQDSFLQLGQYIAYGKEPDDIEQMERPTYNQIYADLTTTFTILIGIFFPSVTGIMAGSNRSGDLADAQKSIPIGTICAILTTSTVYLSCVLLFAGTVDNLLLRDKFGQSIGGKLVVANMAWPNQWVILIGSFLSTLGAGLQSLTGAPRLLQAIAKDEIIPFLSPFAVSSSRGEPTRALLLTMVICQCGILLGNVDILAPLLSMFFLMCYGFVNLACALQTLLKTPNWRPRFKYYHWSLSLAGLTLCISIMFMTSWFYALIAIGMAGLIYKYIEYRGAEKEWGDGLRGLALSAARYSLLRLEEGPPHTKNWRPQVLVLAKLNEDLNPKYRKMLAFASQLKAGKGLTVCVSVLGGDFTRRAGEAATAKQNLRKCMDEEKVKGFVDVLVSHSIADGLGHFVQTTGLGGLKPNTVIVGWPYGWRQSEDERTWQVFLHTVRAVTAARMAMLVPKGINFFPDSTEKVSGNIDIWWIVHDGGMLMLLPFLLKHHRTWKNCKMRIFTVAQIEDNSIQMKKDLKMFLYQLRLEAEVEVVEMTDNDISAYTYERTLMMEQRNQMLRELRLNKKESLGMMQNLVDYREQNAEEKLPLVQAIVDHHHADVKTASKVRFAEPGSEPAAEDAPSPPLAENDDKDKDDKDEFRSSLLHIIDSMWDSPDERSQCESPTPPIDADKHKDGNLNGDALKPQPNMPILTPDEGTVRRMHTAVKLNEVIVSRSHDAQLVILNLPGPPRDTKLERESNYMEFLEVLTEGLEKVLMVRGGGREVITIYS from the exons gagGAGATCGAAGACAGGCCTCGAGCGGCTACGTTCCTCAGTTCTCTGGCGGACTATTCCAATACCATCCCCACTGCCTCAGCGGCTGATCCCGATGCCCCAAAACCGGCACCCCCCGCTCGTATGGGTACCCTCATCGGGGTGTACCTTCCTTGCATCCAAAACATTTTCGGCGTCATCCTCTTCATCCGTTTAACATGGGTTGTTGGAACCGCTGGCGCTATTCAAGGCTTTCTGATTGTGCTTGTCTGCTGTTGTACG ACGATGCTCACTGCGATATCAATGTCAGCGATTGCTACGAACGGTGTGGTCCCAGCAGGGGGGTCATATTTCATGATCGGTCGGTCTCTGGGTCCAGAGTGTGGTGGCGCAGTTGGAATGTTGTTCTACACAGGCACTACCCTCGCTGCTGCCATGTATATCGTCGGAGCTGTTGAAATAGTTCTG ACGTACATAGCACCCTGGATGTCAATTTTCGGCGACTTTACTAAGGATCCTGAAGCGATGTACAATAACTTCAGAGTTTACGGAACTGGTCTTCTATTGATAATGGGCATGGTTGTGTTTGTGGGAGTCAAATTTGTCAACAAGTTCGCTACACTCGCCCTCGCTTGTGTCATTCTTTCCATTAGTGCTGTCTACGCTGGCATCTTTGTAAACTTCAACGGAAACGATAAACTTCA AATGTGTGTATTGGGAAAACGTTTATTGAAGGACATTCATATTAGTAACTGCAGCAAGGATTTGGGAGGCGAACTGCATCAATTATTTTGCCCGAATAATACATGTGATCCATATTATCAACAACATGAAGTTTCAGTGGTTCAAGGCATTAAG GGTTTGGCAAGTGGAGTTTTCTTTGACAACTTACAAGACTCTTTTCTACAACTTGGACAATATATCGCTTATGGCAAAGAACCAGATGACATTGAACAGATGGAACGACCAACCTATAACCAGATCTATGCTGATCTAACCACTACCTTTACAATTCTCATAGGCATTTTCTTCCCATCGGTAACTG GTATAATGGCTGGATCGAATCGTTCTGGAGACTTGGCTGACGCCCAGAAAAGTATTCCAATCGGAACAATTTGCGCTATTCTTACAACATCAACTGTTTACCTGTCTTGTGTGTTACTTTTCGCTGGTACTGTCGATAACTTATTACTGAGAGACAA atttggaCAATCGATTGGCGGGAAACTTGTAGTTGCAAATATGGCATGGCCGAATCAATGGGTTATTTTAATTGGATCGTTCCTTTCTACCCTCGGAGCTGGACTACAATCTCTGACTGGCGCACCACGTTTACTGCAGGCTATCGCTAAGGATGAAATAATACCTTTCCTTTCACCGTTCGCAGTTTCTTCTAGCAGGGGAGAACCAACAAG GGCCTTATTATTGACTATGGTTATTTGCCAATGCGGCATCCTTCTGGGCAACGTCGATATCCTAGCGCCATTGTTGTCTATGTTCTTCCTCATGTGTTACGGATTCGTCAATTTGGCTTGCGCTCTGCAAACGCTTTTGAAGACTCCCAACTGGCGACCCAGATTCAAATATTACCATTG GTCACTTTCACTAGCAGGTTTAACGCTATGTATTTCCATTATGTTTATGACATCATGGTTTTATGCCTTAATAGCTATAGGCATGGCTGGTCTTATCTACAAGTACATTGAGTATCGAGG aGCCGAAAAAGAGTGGGGCGATGGCCTGCGCGGTCTGGCGCTTTCCGCAGCTCGTTATTCATTACTGCGTCTGGAAGAAGGACCCCCACATACAAAGAACTGGAGACCTCAAGTTCTTGTTCTTGCTAAACTGAATGAGGATCTGAATCCGAAGTATCGTAAAATGCTTGCTTTTGCCAGTCAACTTAAAGCTG GAAAAGGTTTGACAGTTTGTGTATCCGTGTTGGGTGGTGATTTCACCCGCCGCGCAGGGGAAGCAGCTACGGCTAAACAAAACTTACGCAAATGCATGGATGAAGAGAAAGTCAAAGGATTCGTTGATGTCCTTGTATCACATAGTATTGCTGATGGCCTGGGCCACTT TGTTCAAACGACCGGTCTTGGCGGATTGAAGCCAAATACAGTTATTGTTGGATGGCCATACGGCTGGCGACAATCGGAAGATGAACGTACTTGGCAAGTGTTCCTGCACACTGTCCGAGCTGTTACCGCCGCGAGAATGGCCATGCTGGTACCTAAGGGGATCAATTTCTTCCCTGACTCTACTGAAAAG GTCTCTGGTAACATAGATATTTGGTGGATAGTTCACGATGGTGGAATGTTGATGCTCTTACCATTCCTGTTGAAGCATCATCGCACGTGGAAAAATTGCAAGATGCGAATTTTCACTGTCGCTCAAATAGAAGATAACTccatacaaatgaaaaaagatCTGAAAATGTTCCTGTATCAATTACGTTTGGAAGCTGAAGTTGAAGTCGTAGAAAtg ACTGATAATGATATCTCCGCCTACACTTACGAACGCACCTTGATGATGGAACAGCGCAATCAGATGTTACGTGAACTGAGACTTAATAAGAAGGAATCGCTTGGAATG ATGCAAAATTTGGTGGACTATCGTGAACAAAACGCTGAGGAGAAGTTGCCTCTG GTTCAAGCCATAGTGGATCATCATCACGCTGATGTGAAGACTGCTAGCAAGGTCCGTTTCGCTGAACCTGGTTCGGAGCCAGCAGCCGAAGACGCACCCTCACCTCCTCTGGCAGAAAACGATGACAAGGACAAAGATGATAAG GACGAATTTCGAAGTAGTTTGTTGCACATAATCGATTCAATGTGGGACTCGCCCGATGAACGCTCGCAGTGTGAGTCGCCAACGCCTCCCATCGACGCGGACAAACACAAGGATGGCAACCTCAACGGCGACGCGCTTAAACCCCAGCCCAACATGCCGATACTGACTCC CGACGAGGGAACGGTTCGACGGATGCACACCGCCGTTAAGCTGAATGAAGTCATAGTGTCGCGTTCACACGACGCACAATTAGTCATACTGAACCTGCCGGGCCCGCCGCGCGACACTAAACTCGAGAGGGAATCCAACT ACATGGAGTTCCTGGAGGTGCTGACGGAGGGACTGGAGAAGGTCCTGATGGTTCGTGGCGGAGGCCGCGAGGTCATCACTATCTACTCGTGA